The proteins below are encoded in one region of Phaseolus vulgaris cultivar G19833 chromosome 1, P. vulgaris v2.0, whole genome shotgun sequence:
- the LOC137813471 gene encoding uncharacterized protein, which produces MKVTWKNNKNKKRCLPTLSHFTDLPFEHHDEPHSQDGVPIPDPDQSRAAQLANEFQAQGDKLAMDGKYQEALSKWEAALALAPDVPILHEQKAQILLEIGDTWNALKAATRATELDPSWAEAWVTLGRTQLNFGEPDNAIESFDRALALKPDYEEAKDDRKTSLHLVKKRKQLHSSGLSATQNRYVVGEKDESQ; this is translated from the exons ATGAAAGTGACTTGGAAGAACAACAAGAACAAGAAACGTTGTTTACCCACGTTGTCTCACTTCACTGACCTTCCCTTTGAGCATCACGACGAACCCCATTCACAAGATGGCGTGCCTATTCCCGATCCTGACCAATCTCGCGCTGCACAATTGGCGAATGAATTTCAAGCTCAAGGAGACAAGCTCGCTATG GATGGGAAGTACCAGGAAGCACTAAGTAAATGGGAAGCTGCTCTTGCGTTGGCACCTGATGTTCCAATTTTGCATGAACAGAAAGCCCAAATTTTACTAGAAATTGGAGACACTTGGAATGCTTTAAAGGCTGCAACTC GAGCGACTGAATTGGACCCATCATGGGCTGAG GCATGGGTCACACTTGGCAGAACACAACTGAATTTTGGTGAGCCAGATAATGCTATTGAGAGCTTTGATCGAGCTTTAGCTCTCAAG CCTGATTATGAGGAAGCTAAAGATGATAGGAAAACCTCTTTACATCTTGTAAAGAAGAGAAAGCAGCTTCATTCATCTGGCCTGAGTGCTACTCAAAATCGTTATGTGGTGGGTGAAAAGGATGAAAGCCAGTGA